In the Scyliorhinus torazame isolate Kashiwa2021f chromosome 4, sScyTor2.1, whole genome shotgun sequence genome, one interval contains:
- the sgk1 gene encoding serine/threonine-protein kinase Sgk1 isoform X3 — protein sequence MKTLTEKISFIAFMKQRRMGLNDLIQKIAASQSYSCRHAEVPAMLHVSPKESEANGENASPPSSPTTAQINLGPSSNPQAKPSDFNFLKVIGKGSFGKVLLAKHRSDDQFYAVKVLQKKAILKKKEEKHIMSERNVLLKNVKHPFLVGLHYSFQTADKLYFVLDYINGGELFYHLQRERCFLEPRARFYAAEIASALGYLHSLNIVYRDLKPENILLDRQGHIVLTDFGLCKENIESNDTTCTFCGTPEYLAPEVLHKQPYDRTVDWWCLGAVLYEMLYGLPPFYSRNTAEMYDNIVNKPLLLKPNISNAARDLLEGLLQKDRTKRLGAKEDFVDIKTHIFFSTINWIDLNAKRLTPPFNPNVSGPSDLQHFDPEFTEEPVPNSIGRSPDNALITASVKEASEAFLGFSYAPPMDSFL from the exons ATGAAAACTTTAACAGAGAAGATTTCTTTCATAG CTTTCATGAAACAAAGGCGAATGGGACTGAACGATCTGATTCAGAAAATAGCAGCTTCTCAGTCCTACTCCTGTAGACA CGCGGAAGTCCCGGCCATGTTACACGTCAGTCCCAAAGAAAGCGAAGCGAATGGAGAGAACGCGTCTCCCCCG TCCAGCCCCACGACAGCACAGATCAACCTTGGCCCTTCGTCTAATCCACA GGCCAAGCCAAGTGATTTCAACTTTCTAAAGGTGATTGGAAAAGGAAGCTTCGGAAAG GTCCTCCTGGCTAAACACCGATCTGATGACCAATTCTACGCTGTGAAAGTTTTGCAAAAAAAAGCCATTTTGAAGAAAAAGGAG GAGAAACACATCATGTCTGAGCGCAATGTCCTGCTGAAGAATGTCAAACACCCTTTCCTGGTGGGTCTCCACTACTCCTTCCAGACAGCCGACAAGCTCTACTTTGTCCTGGACTACATAAATGGAGGCGAG TTGTTTTATCACCTCCAACGAGAGCGTTGCTTCCTGGAACCACGAGCTAGGTTTTATGCTGCTGAGATTGCCAGTGCTCTGGGTTACCTCCATTCTCTTAACATTGTTTATCG AGATTTAAAGCCTGAGAATATTTTACTTGATCGCCAAGGACACATTGTTCTGACTGATTTTGGCCTATGCAAAGAGAACATTGAATCGAATGACACAACTTGCACTTTCTGTGGCACACCAGAG TACTTGGCCCCTGAGGTTTTACACAAGCAACCCTATGACAGAACAGTTGACTGGTGGTGCCTGGGTGCAGTTCTCTATGAAATGTTGTACGGATTG CCACCTTTCTACAGCAGGAACACAGCTGAGATGTACGATAATATTGTGAACAAGCCACTGCTTTTGAAACCGAATATCTCCAACGCTGCGAGGGATCTGCTGGAGGGCTTACTGCAAAAAGACAGAACAAAACGCCTGGGTGCAAAGGAGGACTTT GTGGATATCAAGACTCACATCTTCTTTTCTACAATAAACTGGATTGATTTAAATGCCAAGAGGCTAACACCTCCGTTTAACCCTAACGTG AGTGGACCTTCTGACTTGCAACACTTTGACCCAGAGTTTACAGAGGAGCCAGTTCCAAACTCAATTGGCAGATCGCCCGATAACGCTCTGATTACTGCCAGTGTTAAGGAAGCGTCTGAAGCCTTCCTGGGATTCTCGTATGCTCCACCCATGGACTCCTTCCTGTAG
- the sgk1 gene encoding serine/threonine-protein kinase Sgk1 isoform X2, with product MTVKSSSSGSAVTYSKMRGVVAILTAFMKQRRMGLNDLIQKIAASQSYSCRHAEVPAMLHVSPKESEANGENASPPSSPTTAQINLGPSSNPQAKPSDFNFLKVIGKGSFGKVLLAKHRSDDQFYAVKVLQKKAILKKKEEKHIMSERNVLLKNVKHPFLVGLHYSFQTADKLYFVLDYINGGELFYHLQRERCFLEPRARFYAAEIASALGYLHSLNIVYRDLKPENILLDRQGHIVLTDFGLCKENIESNDTTCTFCGTPEYLAPEVLHKQPYDRTVDWWCLGAVLYEMLYGLPPFYSRNTAEMYDNIVNKPLLLKPNISNAARDLLEGLLQKDRTKRLGAKEDFVDIKTHIFFSTINWIDLNAKRLTPPFNPNVSGPSDLQHFDPEFTEEPVPNSIGRSPDNALITASVKEASEAFLGFSYAPPMDSFL from the exons ATGACTGTTAAATCCAGCTCCTCGGGATCTGCTGTTACATACTCCAAAATGAGAGGGGTGGTCGCGATACTTACCG CTTTCATGAAACAAAGGCGAATGGGACTGAACGATCTGATTCAGAAAATAGCAGCTTCTCAGTCCTACTCCTGTAGACA CGCGGAAGTCCCGGCCATGTTACACGTCAGTCCCAAAGAAAGCGAAGCGAATGGAGAGAACGCGTCTCCCCCG TCCAGCCCCACGACAGCACAGATCAACCTTGGCCCTTCGTCTAATCCACA GGCCAAGCCAAGTGATTTCAACTTTCTAAAGGTGATTGGAAAAGGAAGCTTCGGAAAG GTCCTCCTGGCTAAACACCGATCTGATGACCAATTCTACGCTGTGAAAGTTTTGCAAAAAAAAGCCATTTTGAAGAAAAAGGAG GAGAAACACATCATGTCTGAGCGCAATGTCCTGCTGAAGAATGTCAAACACCCTTTCCTGGTGGGTCTCCACTACTCCTTCCAGACAGCCGACAAGCTCTACTTTGTCCTGGACTACATAAATGGAGGCGAG TTGTTTTATCACCTCCAACGAGAGCGTTGCTTCCTGGAACCACGAGCTAGGTTTTATGCTGCTGAGATTGCCAGTGCTCTGGGTTACCTCCATTCTCTTAACATTGTTTATCG AGATTTAAAGCCTGAGAATATTTTACTTGATCGCCAAGGACACATTGTTCTGACTGATTTTGGCCTATGCAAAGAGAACATTGAATCGAATGACACAACTTGCACTTTCTGTGGCACACCAGAG TACTTGGCCCCTGAGGTTTTACACAAGCAACCCTATGACAGAACAGTTGACTGGTGGTGCCTGGGTGCAGTTCTCTATGAAATGTTGTACGGATTG CCACCTTTCTACAGCAGGAACACAGCTGAGATGTACGATAATATTGTGAACAAGCCACTGCTTTTGAAACCGAATATCTCCAACGCTGCGAGGGATCTGCTGGAGGGCTTACTGCAAAAAGACAGAACAAAACGCCTGGGTGCAAAGGAGGACTTT GTGGATATCAAGACTCACATCTTCTTTTCTACAATAAACTGGATTGATTTAAATGCCAAGAGGCTAACACCTCCGTTTAACCCTAACGTG AGTGGACCTTCTGACTTGCAACACTTTGACCCAGAGTTTACAGAGGAGCCAGTTCCAAACTCAATTGGCAGATCGCCCGATAACGCTCTGATTACTGCCAGTGTTAAGGAAGCGTCTGAAGCCTTCCTGGGATTCTCGTATGCTCCACCCATGGACTCCTTCCTGTAG
- the sgk1 gene encoding serine/threonine-protein kinase Sgk1 isoform X4, whose amino-acid sequence MKQRRMGLNDLIQKIAASQSYSCRHAEVPAMLHVSPKESEANGENASPPSSPTTAQINLGPSSNPQAKPSDFNFLKVIGKGSFGKVLLAKHRSDDQFYAVKVLQKKAILKKKEEKHIMSERNVLLKNVKHPFLVGLHYSFQTADKLYFVLDYINGGELFYHLQRERCFLEPRARFYAAEIASALGYLHSLNIVYRDLKPENILLDRQGHIVLTDFGLCKENIESNDTTCTFCGTPEYLAPEVLHKQPYDRTVDWWCLGAVLYEMLYGLPPFYSRNTAEMYDNIVNKPLLLKPNISNAARDLLEGLLQKDRTKRLGAKEDFVDIKTHIFFSTINWIDLNAKRLTPPFNPNVSGPSDLQHFDPEFTEEPVPNSIGRSPDNALITASVKEASEAFLGFSYAPPMDSFL is encoded by the exons ATGAAACAAAGGCGAATGGGACTGAACGATCTGATTCAGAAAATAGCAGCTTCTCAGTCCTACTCCTGTAGACA CGCGGAAGTCCCGGCCATGTTACACGTCAGTCCCAAAGAAAGCGAAGCGAATGGAGAGAACGCGTCTCCCCCG TCCAGCCCCACGACAGCACAGATCAACCTTGGCCCTTCGTCTAATCCACA GGCCAAGCCAAGTGATTTCAACTTTCTAAAGGTGATTGGAAAAGGAAGCTTCGGAAAG GTCCTCCTGGCTAAACACCGATCTGATGACCAATTCTACGCTGTGAAAGTTTTGCAAAAAAAAGCCATTTTGAAGAAAAAGGAG GAGAAACACATCATGTCTGAGCGCAATGTCCTGCTGAAGAATGTCAAACACCCTTTCCTGGTGGGTCTCCACTACTCCTTCCAGACAGCCGACAAGCTCTACTTTGTCCTGGACTACATAAATGGAGGCGAG TTGTTTTATCACCTCCAACGAGAGCGTTGCTTCCTGGAACCACGAGCTAGGTTTTATGCTGCTGAGATTGCCAGTGCTCTGGGTTACCTCCATTCTCTTAACATTGTTTATCG AGATTTAAAGCCTGAGAATATTTTACTTGATCGCCAAGGACACATTGTTCTGACTGATTTTGGCCTATGCAAAGAGAACATTGAATCGAATGACACAACTTGCACTTTCTGTGGCACACCAGAG TACTTGGCCCCTGAGGTTTTACACAAGCAACCCTATGACAGAACAGTTGACTGGTGGTGCCTGGGTGCAGTTCTCTATGAAATGTTGTACGGATTG CCACCTTTCTACAGCAGGAACACAGCTGAGATGTACGATAATATTGTGAACAAGCCACTGCTTTTGAAACCGAATATCTCCAACGCTGCGAGGGATCTGCTGGAGGGCTTACTGCAAAAAGACAGAACAAAACGCCTGGGTGCAAAGGAGGACTTT GTGGATATCAAGACTCACATCTTCTTTTCTACAATAAACTGGATTGATTTAAATGCCAAGAGGCTAACACCTCCGTTTAACCCTAACGTG AGTGGACCTTCTGACTTGCAACACTTTGACCCAGAGTTTACAGAGGAGCCAGTTCCAAACTCAATTGGCAGATCGCCCGATAACGCTCTGATTACTGCCAGTGTTAAGGAAGCGTCTGAAGCCTTCCTGGGATTCTCGTATGCTCCACCCATGGACTCCTTCCTGTAG